The following are encoded in a window of Spea bombifrons isolate aSpeBom1 chromosome 2, aSpeBom1.2.pri, whole genome shotgun sequence genomic DNA:
- the LOC128475296 gene encoding PE-PGRS family protein PE_PGRS33-like: MCLVTAQTVCSVAAQTMCSKEGELPVISREEGELPVLSWEEGAAGYIAGEGGAGGYIVGEGGAGGYFVGGGVAAVISQKEGNCRFFRRRGELAIILREEGELPVLSREGGAAGYIAGGGGAGGYIAEGGGCRFYCGRGELAVISQVQGELPVLSREEGKLPVISREGELAVISQKEGELPVLPWEGGAGSYIAGGGGAAGFIAGGGETAGYIAEGGGAGGYLAEGGAAGYIVGGVGTAGFIAGGAADFIAGRGRAAGYIAGDGGAAGFIGGGGGAAGFIGGGGGTDSFIEGGGGAAGY; encoded by the exons CTTGGTAACTGCGCAGACGGTGTGCTCGGTAGCCGCACAGACTATGTGCTCG AAGGAGGGGGAGCTGCCGGTTATATCCCGGGAGGAGGGGGAACTGCCGGTTTTATCATGGGAGGAGGGAGCTGCCGGTTATATCGCGGGAGAAGGGGGAGCTGGCGGTTATATCGTGGGAGAAGGGGGAGCTGGCGGTTATTTCGTGGGAGGAGGGGTCGCTGCGGTTATATCGCAGAAGGAGGGGAACTGCCGGTTTTTTCGCAGGAGGGGGGAGCTGGCGATTATATTGCGGGAGGAGGGGGAACTGCCGGTTTTATCGCGGGAGGGGGGAGCTGCCGGTTATATTGCGGGAGGAGGGGGAGCTGGCGGTTATATCGCAGAAGGGGGGGGCTGCCGGTTTTACTGCGGGAGGGGGGAGCTGGCGGTTATATCGCAGGTGCAGGGGGAGCTGCCGGTTTTATCGCGGGAGGAGGGGAAACTGCCGGTTATATCGCGGGAGGGGGAGCTGGCGGTTATATCGCAGAAGGAGGGGGAACTGCCGGTTTTACCGTGGGAGGGGGGAGCTGGCAGTTATATCGCGGGAGGAGGGGGAGCTGCCGGTTTTATTGCGGGAGGAGGGGAAACTGCCGGTTATATCGCAGAAGGAGGGGGAGCTGGCGGTTACCTCGCAGAAGGAGGAGCTGCCGGTTATATCGTGGGAGGAGTGGGAACTGCCGGTTTTATCGCAGGAGGAGCTGCCGATTTTATCGCGGGAAGAGGGAGAGCTGCCGGTTATATCGCGGGAGATGGGGGAGCTGCTGGTTTTATCGGGGGAGGAGGGGGAGCTGCTGGTTTTATCGGGGGAGGAGGGGGAACTGACAGTTTTATTGAGGGAGGAGGGGGAGCTGCCGGTTATTGA
- the LOC128475301 gene encoding uncharacterized protein LOC128475301, producing MQTGHRLHDPAAVRCGKAGTDRQQPEQPVLIRLQQEEVEEPPGAGEPAEHRDPRQPRAPRRPSPESPTPPVTREPHAARHPRAPRRPSPESPTPPITREPHAAHHARAPRRPSRESPTPPITQEPLPPVTREPHAAHHARAPRRPSPKSPRRPSPESPTPHAARHPRAPRRPSPESPTPPVTREPHGARHPRAPRPPSPESPTPPVTREPHAARHPRAPAASHPRAPRRPSPESPMPPVTQEPLPPVTREPHAARHPRAPCRPSPESPCRQSPESPTPPVTREPHAARHPRAPVAHPLRAPRGPSPESPRRQSPESPTPPVTREPPSPIP from the coding sequence ATGCAGACAGGCCACAGGTTACATGATCCGGCTGCAGTCAGGTGTGGTAAAGCAGGTACAGACCGGCAGCAGCCAGAACAACCTGTACTGATCCGACTCCAacaggaggaggtggaggagccTCCAGGTGCGGGAGAGCCTGCTGAGCACAGAGACCCACGACAACCGAGAGCCCCACGCCGCCCGTCACCCGAGAGCCCCACGCCGCCCGTCACCCGAGAGCCCCACGCCGCCCGTCACCCGAGAGCCCCACGCCGCCCGTCACCCGAGAGCCCCACGCCGCCCATCACGCGAGAGCCCCACGCCGCCCATCACGCGAGAGCCCCACGCCGCCCATCACGCGAGAGCCCCACGCCGCCCATCACCCAAGAGCCCCTGCCGCCAGTCACCCGAGAGCCCCACGCCGCCCATCACGCGAGAGCCCCACGCCGCCCATCACCCAAGAGCCCACGCCGCCCGTCACCCGAGAGCCCCACGCCGCACGCCGCCCGTCACCCGAGAGCCCCACGCCGCCCGTCACCCGAGAGCCCCACGCCGCCCGTCACCCGAGAGCCCCACGGCGCCCGTCACCCGAGAGCCCCACGCCCCCCGTCACCCGAGAGCCCCACGCCGCCCGTCACCCGAGAGCCCCATGCCGCCCGTCACCCAAGAGCCCCTGCCGCCAGTCACCCGAGAGCCCCACGCCGCCCGTCACCCGAGAGCCCCATGCCGCCCGTCACCCAAGAGCCCCTGCCGCCAGTCACCCGAGAGCCCCACGCCGCCCGTCACCCGAGAGCCCCATGCCGCCCGTCACCCGAGAGCCCCTGCCGCCAGTCACCCGAGAGCCCCACGCCGCCCGTCACCCGAGAGCCCCACGCCGCCCGTCACCCGAGAGCCCCCGTCGCCCATCCCCTGAGAGCCCCACGCGGCCCGTCACCCGAGAGCCCCCGCCGCCAGTCACCCGAGAGCCCCACGCCGCCCGTCACCCGAGAGCCCCCGTCGCCCATCCCCTGA